One Falsihalocynthiibacter arcticus DNA segment encodes these proteins:
- a CDS encoding recombinase family protein, giving the protein MKPKIRCAIYTRKSSEDGLEQEFNSLDAQREACTAYITSQKAECWVLLPEAYDDGGISGGTLKRPALQRLLTDLDEGRVDQIVVYKIDRLSRSLADFAKIVDRLDGVGASFVSVTQSFNTATSMGRLTLNMLLSFAQFEREVTAERIRDKIAASKRRGLWMGGNVPLGYDPDGRSLIIKESEAKTVRVLYDLYREHGNIRLVKERADGLNLRSKQTVTAAGVTRGGTVFDRGHIHHILTNPIYAGRIRHHKNIYEGLHEPIIDPEMWDQVQRRLMENHARVRGEKNAAHPSPLAGKLFDETGDRLTPSHSSKNGKRLRYYISRRLVTDRSVNHPDAWRLPAPQLEAAIAKAVGEHVSAPGFLPRTIPGIKATDVDQFRQRMDTLASNLNAKSTVSSWADLIAKTIIEPGSLAISLNAQVIADHLGLKADRLESDALQITAAFRLRRRGVETKIILGSSPPEIDQILTRNIASGIGWYTAIRNGTTFEEIAAREGSSVRRIQAVTNLAFLSPTMIERAVNGTLPHHITTDYLLKKGFPSDWAQQGDLLT; this is encoded by the coding sequence CTAGATGCCCAAAGGGAGGCCTGCACCGCTTACATCACAAGCCAGAAAGCTGAATGCTGGGTGTTGCTGCCGGAAGCTTATGATGATGGCGGTATCTCGGGCGGAACCCTAAAGCGGCCCGCTTTGCAACGCCTGCTCACCGATCTTGATGAGGGGCGTGTTGATCAGATCGTTGTCTACAAGATTGACCGCCTATCTAGGTCGCTGGCGGACTTCGCAAAGATTGTGGATCGGCTGGACGGGGTAGGGGCGTCTTTTGTCTCCGTCACCCAGTCGTTCAACACAGCTACCAGCATGGGGCGACTGACCCTGAACATGCTGCTGTCGTTTGCCCAGTTTGAACGCGAGGTCACGGCAGAACGAATTCGGGATAAGATCGCCGCCTCCAAACGCAGAGGCCTCTGGATGGGCGGCAACGTCCCGCTCGGCTATGATCCAGACGGTCGCTCCCTGATAATCAAGGAGTCGGAAGCGAAGACAGTGCGCGTGCTCTATGATCTCTACAGGGAGCACGGAAACATACGTCTGGTCAAAGAGCGGGCGGATGGTTTGAACCTGCGGTCAAAGCAGACGGTCACGGCCGCGGGCGTGACAAGAGGTGGCACGGTGTTCGATCGCGGCCACATTCACCATATCCTGACCAACCCGATTTATGCCGGGCGCATCCGGCATCACAAAAATATCTATGAGGGATTGCACGAGCCGATTATTGATCCCGAGATGTGGGATCAGGTTCAGCGAAGATTGATGGAAAATCACGCGCGGGTCCGCGGAGAAAAGAACGCGGCTCACCCGTCGCCCCTCGCTGGAAAACTGTTTGATGAGACAGGTGACCGGTTGACGCCAAGCCATTCAAGCAAAAATGGCAAAAGGTTGCGGTACTATATCTCGAGGCGCTTGGTCACGGATCGGAGCGTAAACCATCCTGATGCCTGGCGACTACCCGCACCGCAACTCGAAGCAGCGATTGCCAAGGCCGTCGGGGAACATGTTTCGGCGCCAGGGTTTCTGCCGAGGACCATTCCGGGCATCAAGGCAACAGATGTTGACCAGTTCCGACAGCGCATGGACACTTTGGCTTCTAATCTGAATGCAAAATCCACAGTGAGCAGTTGGGCAGACTTGATTGCCAAAACCATCATTGAGCCAGGATCGCTTGCAATCTCTTTAAACGCACAGGTCATTGCAGATCATCTGGGCCTAAAGGCGGATCGGCTTGAATCGGATGCCCTTCAGATTACAGCAGCCTTCCGGCTTCGGCGCAGAGGTGTTGAAACAAAGATCATCCTTGGCAGCAGCCCTCCCGAGATCGACCAGATCCTGACCCGCAACATCGCGAGCGGGATAGGTTGGTACACGGCAATCAGAAACGGCACTACATTTGAAGAAATAGCTGCGCGCGAAGGAAGCTCTGTCCGTCGGATCCAAGCAGTGACGAATCTCGCGTTTCTCTCGCCGACCATGATTGAGCGTGCTGTTAATGGAACTCTGCCGCATCACATTACAACAGACTATCTTCTGAAGAAGGGCTTCCCTTCTGACTGGGCCCAGCAAGGCGATTTGCTCACTTAG
- a CDS encoding phosphomannomutase/phosphoglucomutase, with translation MATPAKSVSPNTWEFLRDPMIVPTGFREYDARWRFPEEINLVGITALGLGLGTQMRRRGIPPIIVVANDYRDYSLSIKNALMLGLMQAGITVKDIGPAVSPMAYFAQFHLDVPAVAMVTASHNPNGWTGVKMGFERPLTHGPDEMSELRDIVLNGEGIATPGGAYEFVDGVREAYIDDLVGDFKMTRKLKVVCATGNGTAAAFGPAVFERIGVEVVPSHTDLDYTFPHYNPNPEALEMLHDMADSVRASGADFALGFDGDGDRCGVVDDEGEEIFADKVGVIMARDLSKIYPNATFVADVKSTGLFASDPELIKNGVTADYWKTGHSHMKRRVKELGALAGFEKSGHYFLAEPIGRGYDCGLRVAVEICKLMDRNPDMKMSDLRKALPQTWATPTMSPYCSDTEKYHVLERLVARIVTLEASGGLIAGRKIKQVVTVNGARIILDNGAWGLVRASSNTPNLVVVCESPESESEMHAIFADIDAIIRTEPLVGEYDQKI, from the coding sequence ATGGCAACTCCCGCTAAATCCGTCAGCCCTAACACGTGGGAATTTCTGCGCGACCCCATGATTGTCCCCACTGGTTTTCGCGAGTACGACGCACGCTGGAGGTTTCCCGAAGAGATAAATCTTGTTGGGATCACGGCACTCGGGCTTGGGCTTGGGACACAAATGCGGCGTCGCGGCATCCCACCGATTATCGTCGTAGCCAATGATTACCGCGATTATTCGTTGTCTATAAAAAATGCTCTGATGTTGGGTCTGATGCAGGCTGGAATTACAGTCAAAGACATCGGTCCTGCGGTTTCCCCAATGGCCTATTTCGCTCAATTCCATCTTGATGTCCCTGCAGTTGCAATGGTCACCGCAAGCCACAATCCCAACGGCTGGACCGGCGTCAAAATGGGCTTTGAACGCCCCCTCACCCATGGCCCTGACGAGATGTCCGAACTGCGCGACATCGTCCTCAACGGCGAAGGCATTGCCACCCCCGGTGGGGCCTACGAATTTGTCGACGGGGTAAGGGAAGCCTATATTGACGATCTTGTCGGCGACTTCAAAATGACGCGAAAGCTCAAAGTTGTGTGCGCAACGGGCAACGGCACGGCGGCCGCCTTTGGACCTGCTGTCTTTGAACGCATAGGGGTTGAAGTCGTACCAAGCCACACAGATCTCGACTACACTTTCCCGCACTATAACCCAAATCCTGAAGCCCTCGAAATGCTCCACGACATGGCCGATAGCGTACGCGCATCAGGTGCGGACTTCGCCCTTGGATTCGACGGCGACGGTGACAGATGTGGCGTCGTCGACGATGAAGGCGAAGAGATATTCGCTGACAAAGTCGGGGTTATCATGGCGCGAGATCTCTCAAAAATTTACCCCAACGCCACCTTTGTTGCAGACGTCAAATCGACTGGACTTTTTGCCTCGGACCCCGAGCTCATCAAAAACGGCGTCACCGCCGACTATTGGAAAACCGGCCACAGTCATATGAAACGCCGAGTAAAAGAACTGGGAGCCCTCGCAGGGTTCGAAAAATCCGGTCACTATTTCCTCGCGGAACCGATAGGACGGGGATATGATTGCGGCTTGCGCGTGGCCGTTGAAATCTGCAAACTTATGGACCGAAATCCGGACATGAAAATGTCAGACCTACGAAAAGCCTTGCCTCAAACATGGGCCACCCCCACGATGTCACCCTATTGTTCCGATACGGAAAAATACCATGTGTTGGAGCGTTTGGTCGCTAGAATCGTCACTTTGGAAGCTTCAGGTGGCTTAATCGCGGGCCGCAAGATCAAGCAAGTCGTAACCGTAAACGGCGCCCGCATCATCCTCGACAACGGCGCTTGGGGCCTCGTGCGCGCAAGCTCGAATACACCCAATCTGGTCGTCGTCTGCGAAAGCCCAGAGAGCGAATCTGAAATGCACGCAATTTTTGCCGATATTGACGCCATAATCCGCACCGAGCCACTCGTTGGGGAGTATGACCAGAAAATTTGA
- a CDS encoding ABC transporter ATP-binding protein, giving the protein MLEFIEVSKSFWTGTQRKVILEQASFRVELGNSMGILAPNGTGKTTLINMMAGLEKPDEGTINRNCRISFPLGFMGGISTKHSAMENSRYIARLYGLDPDYIEAFCRWLCALEEYFDRPVGTYSAGMRARFSFALMLALDFDIYLIDEGMPSTTDVEFNRKAGTLLRDRLRKATVIIVSHQAKTLEKFCKSAAVLHRGRLHMFDTLEEAKRLYDYETKS; this is encoded by the coding sequence ATGCTCGAATTTATAGAAGTCAGTAAGTCCTTTTGGACCGGAACGCAGCGCAAGGTCATTCTTGAGCAGGCCTCGTTTCGCGTCGAGCTTGGCAATTCTATGGGTATCCTTGCCCCCAACGGCACCGGAAAAACGACCCTCATCAATATGATGGCTGGCCTTGAAAAACCCGACGAGGGCACAATCAATCGCAACTGCCGAATTTCCTTTCCGCTTGGCTTTATGGGCGGCATCTCTACCAAACATTCCGCCATGGAAAATTCACGCTATATTGCCCGCCTCTATGGCTTGGACCCCGATTACATTGAGGCCTTTTGCCGATGGCTCTGTGCGCTTGAGGAATATTTTGACCGCCCCGTGGGCACCTATAGTGCCGGTATGCGTGCGCGGTTTAGTTTCGCCCTTATGTTGGCGCTCGATTTTGATATCTACCTCATAGACGAGGGTATGCCGTCGACAACGGACGTCGAATTCAATCGTAAAGCGGGGACGTTACTGCGGGATCGCCTGCGCAAAGCAACCGTCATTATCGTATCCCATCAGGCCAAAACCCTAGAAAAATTCTGTAAATCCGCTGCCGTCCTCCACCGTGGGCGACTGCATATGTTTGACACCCTAGAAGAAGCAAAGAGGCTCTATGACTACGAAACCAAGAGCTAA
- a CDS encoding Na+/H+ antiporter NhaA, which produces MYRVWNFITSYSILLIAGALLALIWANINAESYNHFVHLVLIPDFFIGELHESHGEITRTLTLHYLVNDVLMAFFFAIAAKEVWEAVILKNGSLRGKKAATPLIATLGGMVGPISIYLGIAYFMGSTTFDAVANGWAVPTATDIAFSYLVGRLVFGAGHPAVRFLLLLAIADDAAGLLILAIFYPTGDVALQWLGLSVGAAVLVYLLFNYLPRRMDKGDQLRRNSTRMRSVFGFWPYLIAGCLSWYGFQKAGLHPSLGLLPIIPTIPHADREFGIFAEAEKHLTDLLNHCEHLLKHPVEVILFFFGLLNAGVEFGAIGNPTWLVLGGLIIGKPLGVFIFGYIGAHVLRFGLPVGMKTSDLFVIGCVASIGFTVSLFIASVAFETGPVQDAAKMGALLSFGAAVLAIVAGKITRVEKKQF; this is translated from the coding sequence ATGTATCGCGTCTGGAATTTCATCACAAGTTACTCGATTTTGCTTATTGCGGGCGCCCTCCTTGCGCTGATTTGGGCAAATATCAATGCGGAGAGCTATAACCACTTTGTTCATCTGGTTCTCATTCCCGACTTTTTCATTGGAGAACTTCATGAGAGTCATGGCGAAATCACCCGCACATTGACGCTCCACTATCTTGTGAATGATGTCCTGATGGCCTTCTTCTTTGCCATCGCCGCGAAGGAAGTCTGGGAAGCTGTGATCCTCAAAAACGGCAGTTTGCGCGGCAAAAAGGCCGCAACCCCGCTGATTGCCACGCTCGGCGGCATGGTCGGCCCGATTTCCATATACCTCGGGATCGCTTATTTCATGGGCAGCACCACCTTTGACGCAGTGGCAAATGGCTGGGCGGTTCCGACCGCAACCGACATCGCGTTTTCCTACCTTGTTGGGCGTTTGGTCTTCGGTGCTGGGCACCCAGCTGTGCGGTTCCTTCTCTTACTGGCTATCGCGGATGATGCGGCCGGCCTTCTAATTCTGGCCATTTTCTACCCAACGGGGGATGTGGCCCTTCAGTGGCTCGGGCTTTCCGTGGGGGCTGCGGTGCTCGTATATCTCCTGTTCAACTACTTGCCCCGTCGCATGGACAAGGGCGATCAGTTGCGTAGAAACTCCACGAGAATGCGCAGCGTCTTTGGCTTCTGGCCCTACCTGATCGCAGGCTGTTTGTCGTGGTATGGCTTCCAAAAAGCGGGCCTGCACCCATCCCTTGGCTTGCTTCCAATTATCCCCACAATCCCCCACGCAGACCGCGAATTCGGGATATTTGCCGAGGCCGAGAAGCACCTAACTGACCTCCTCAACCATTGCGAACACCTGCTCAAACACCCCGTGGAAGTCATCCTGTTTTTCTTTGGTTTGCTCAACGCAGGTGTGGAATTTGGCGCGATTGGCAACCCAACTTGGCTCGTGCTGGGCGGCCTGATTATCGGCAAACCACTGGGGGTGTTTATCTTTGGCTATATCGGCGCGCATGTCTTGCGATTTGGTCTACCCGTGGGGATGAAAACGTCGGACCTGTTCGTCATCGGCTGTGTTGCGTCGATTGGCTTTACGGTTTCCCTCTTTATCGCCTCGGTCGCTTTTGAAACCGGCCCTGTGCAGGATGCCGCGAAAATGGGGGCGCTCCTGAGTTTCGGGGCCGCTGTCTTGGCCATTGTCGCTGGGAAAATTACCCGCGTTGAAAAGAAACAATTTTAG
- a CDS encoding IS110 family transposase — translation MNDYIGLDISMKETAISIRREGERVWRGKCSSDPVRIAQIVRKRAAGVVRVVFETGPLSVWFYHALKEEGLPAICIDARHAKAALDMAANKTDANDADGLAQIGFYREVRVKGFDSLLARSLVAARTKLVRITVELSIQIRGLMKTFGLIVPSGKGHNFEANVRRLLMDQIELSNILLPILDAWRDMRMRAADLTKLLLVAARKSHTCRLLMTIPGVGAITATSFATAIEDPGNFKNSRAVGAWLGLTSRRYQSGEVDYSGRISRRGYRHLRGLLYEAALVILTRSKAQSDLRTWALKLKERVGTKRAAVALARKLAVTMHAMLKTNSVFNPIAHPISL, via the coding sequence ATGAACGATTATATCGGACTCGACATATCAATGAAAGAGACTGCGATTTCCATTCGGCGCGAAGGTGAGCGCGTTTGGCGCGGGAAGTGCAGTTCTGATCCAGTTCGAATTGCGCAAATTGTTAGAAAACGCGCAGCCGGCGTCGTGCGGGTGGTTTTTGAAACCGGGCCTCTTTCAGTGTGGTTTTATCATGCTCTGAAGGAAGAAGGACTGCCTGCTATTTGTATCGATGCACGCCACGCCAAGGCGGCGCTCGACATGGCCGCGAACAAAACGGATGCAAATGATGCAGATGGCCTAGCTCAGATCGGCTTTTATCGGGAGGTTCGAGTGAAGGGTTTTGATAGTTTGCTGGCCCGCTCACTGGTCGCCGCCCGAACCAAACTGGTGAGGATCACAGTTGAACTGTCAATCCAAATCCGTGGGCTCATGAAGACATTTGGATTGATTGTGCCTTCGGGCAAAGGGCACAACTTTGAAGCAAATGTCCGCAGACTTCTGATGGATCAGATCGAACTCTCTAACATTCTGTTGCCGATACTGGATGCCTGGCGCGATATGAGGATGCGCGCCGCAGATCTCACAAAACTGCTGCTCGTGGCGGCGCGTAAAAGTCATACTTGTCGGCTTCTCATGACCATTCCAGGAGTAGGCGCAATTACAGCGACCTCATTTGCGACGGCCATTGAGGATCCGGGTAACTTCAAGAACTCACGCGCTGTTGGGGCCTGGCTCGGTTTGACGAGCCGACGATACCAATCCGGGGAAGTTGATTACAGCGGTAGGATATCACGCCGCGGATATCGTCATCTGAGAGGACTACTCTACGAGGCCGCGCTCGTCATCCTAACCCGGTCAAAAGCGCAAAGTGACCTGCGAACATGGGCGCTCAAACTTAAGGAACGCGTTGGCACGAAGCGCGCAGCAGTCGCATTGGCCCGCAAACTGGCAGTTACAATGCATGCGATGTTGAAAACCAACTCTGTGTTCAATCCGATTGCTCACCCAATAAGCCTTTAA